Proteins co-encoded in one Spirosoma endbachense genomic window:
- a CDS encoding multidrug effflux MFS transporter, which translates to MTRRQYFIIILILGTLTTISPFSIDMYLPGFPAIAKDLHTSIAQVQLSLTAYLIGIAVGQLVYGPLLDRFGRKLPLYAGLAVYLLASIGCALTTSIETLILMRLLQALGGCVGIVAAQALVRDLFPVTEIAQVLSLLTLVLAISPMIAPTVGGYATVVLGWHSIFLILAGITTLILIGIYYALPDGKAPDTSLSLRPMAVLGSFFTVLKQPQFLTYALVSGIATSAPFAYISGSPDVFMNLYKVSEQEYGWIFSFLAIALIGPTQLNRFLLKRFTSEQIIYTTLIYQTVVGLLMVFGTWAGWFGLYGLIGMLFLFLCGQGLTGPNSAALSLAPFVRHAGSAAALMGSFRMGFGALVSGSVSVLHNHTAMPMVSVMTVCLIFGLLILLIGQRVIHHKNQPAELDSVSEVAL; encoded by the coding sequence ATGACTCGCCGACAATATTTTATTATCATCCTGATCTTAGGGACACTAACTACGATCAGTCCGTTCTCCATTGACATGTATTTGCCGGGCTTTCCGGCCATTGCCAAAGACCTACACACATCCATTGCTCAGGTACAGCTGTCCTTAACGGCTTACCTGATTGGCATTGCCGTCGGGCAACTTGTTTACGGCCCCTTGCTGGATCGTTTTGGCCGAAAACTTCCGCTGTACGCGGGCTTAGCTGTCTATTTGCTGGCATCCATTGGCTGTGCGCTAACGACTTCCATCGAGACTCTGATTCTGATGAGGCTCCTTCAGGCGCTGGGTGGATGCGTAGGCATTGTTGCCGCGCAGGCGCTGGTTCGCGATTTGTTTCCGGTAACCGAAATTGCTCAGGTTCTTTCCTTGCTCACGCTGGTGCTGGCCATTTCGCCGATGATAGCCCCAACAGTGGGTGGCTACGCTACAGTGGTTTTGGGCTGGCATTCGATCTTCCTGATTCTGGCGGGTATCACAACCCTCATTCTGATCGGCATTTACTACGCCCTGCCGGATGGGAAAGCCCCCGACACATCTTTATCGCTTCGGCCAATGGCTGTTTTAGGCAGCTTTTTTACGGTTCTGAAACAGCCTCAGTTCCTGACCTATGCGCTGGTAAGCGGTATCGCTACCTCGGCTCCGTTTGCTTACATTTCAGGCTCGCCCGACGTATTCATGAACCTATATAAAGTGAGTGAGCAGGAATATGGCTGGATCTTTTCATTTCTTGCCATTGCACTAATCGGACCCACGCAATTGAACCGGTTTCTGCTGAAACGGTTTACCAGCGAACAGATTATTTACACAACCTTAATCTACCAGACGGTGGTGGGCCTGCTGATGGTATTTGGCACCTGGGCAGGCTGGTTTGGGCTGTATGGATTGATCGGAATGCTCTTTTTATTCCTCTGCGGTCAGGGTTTAACTGGTCCAAATTCGGCGGCCCTATCGCTGGCACCCTTCGTCCGCCATGCGGGTAGTGCAGCCGCCTTAATGGGCAGTTTCCGAATGGGATTTGGCGCACTGGTATCCGGGTCTGTTAGCGTACTTCACAACCATACTGCCATGCCGATGGTCAGTGTTATGACGGTCTGCCTGATCTTTGGATTGCTCATTTTATTGATTGGGCAACGGGTTATTCACCACAAAAATCAACCGGCAGAGTTGGATTCAGTTTCCGAAGTTGCGTTGTAA
- a CDS encoding arylamine N-acetyltransferase family protein → MDIDAYLKRIHYTEELDTTLATLRKLHYQHQLTIPIENLSIHYGQEIILDPDALFDKIITRKRGGFCYELNGLFFEFLQAIGFQVKRISGRVHDDVNGFHPEFDHLSIIAHVDGIDWLLDVAFGRQFPVYPLLLTLNQIQEDQTGRYQITELDADNLVIKQENEQGDWIPGYSFTCIPRELADFTDMCHFHQTSKESFFSRNKLCTIVTPHGRITLTDHTLKITDNGQVVDHAITDQQEFEDFLLDCFAIKMAQPALH, encoded by the coding sequence ATGGATATCGATGCTTATTTAAAACGAATTCACTACACCGAGGAATTGGATACGACGCTGGCTACGTTGCGGAAACTGCACTACCAACATCAGTTAACCATACCAATTGAGAACTTATCCATTCATTATGGGCAGGAAATAATTCTTGATCCGGATGCCTTATTTGATAAAATCATAACCCGAAAACGGGGCGGGTTTTGCTACGAACTGAATGGGCTTTTTTTTGAATTTCTACAGGCAATCGGTTTTCAGGTCAAGCGCATATCAGGGCGGGTGCACGACGATGTAAATGGATTCCATCCGGAATTTGACCACCTCTCCATCATTGCCCATGTCGATGGAATTGACTGGCTCCTTGATGTTGCCTTTGGCCGACAGTTTCCGGTGTATCCGCTGTTATTGACGCTAAACCAGATTCAGGAAGACCAAACTGGCCGATACCAGATTACGGAGCTCGATGCTGACAATCTGGTGATTAAGCAAGAGAATGAACAGGGCGACTGGATACCAGGCTATAGCTTTACCTGTATCCCAAGAGAGCTGGCCGATTTTACGGACATGTGCCACTTTCATCAAACCTCAAAGGAGTCATTTTTCTCCCGGAATAAGCTTTGTACAATCGTGACGCCACATGGGCGAATTACCTTAACGGATCATACGCTGAAAATTACGGACAATGGGCAGGTTGTTGACCATGCCATTACTGATCAACAGGAATTTGAGGATTTTTTGCTTGACTGCTTTGCTATTAAAATGGCCCAGCCCGCGCTTCATTAA
- a CDS encoding LytR/AlgR family response regulator transcription factor: MTSIHYPDKIARLIGIPIWAVLFRLIGDPASLGNLVQSPLFYQDVAVVALVTGLLWTLNRWLIREMDRRYSWATQSLQRLLIQGGISLSGTILIIAVFSLVYNNLILQRPAPFNLSITISNDVPIGCLFIVLLHMAYTMYWMVSYHRQTVAALQNRIVALEYSQTNPEEQPGSRSQALKTLLVNHGKAFVPVATEQVAYVFITNEISIVKTADNKSFTVDATLEQLSERLPDTSFFRLNRQFVVNRQAIRRVENDGTGRLLLHLHPTHADEVAVSRRRVAEFRRWMEQ, from the coding sequence ATGACTTCTATTCACTACCCTGACAAAATCGCCCGACTCATCGGCATACCCATCTGGGCTGTTTTATTTCGGCTCATTGGTGATCCGGCCTCGCTGGGCAATTTGGTTCAATCGCCACTTTTTTACCAGGATGTTGCCGTTGTAGCGCTGGTTACCGGATTGCTCTGGACATTGAACCGCTGGCTCATCCGGGAAATGGACAGGCGCTATTCATGGGCAACTCAGTCACTACAGCGATTGCTGATCCAGGGCGGTATCAGCCTGTCGGGGACGATACTGATCATTGCGGTATTTAGCCTGGTTTATAATAATCTGATTCTGCAACGCCCCGCTCCGTTTAACCTGTCGATTACCATTTCCAACGATGTGCCGATTGGTTGCCTGTTTATCGTATTGCTGCACATGGCTTACACCATGTATTGGATGGTTAGCTATCATCGACAGACGGTTGCCGCTTTGCAGAATCGTATTGTCGCATTGGAGTATAGCCAGACAAACCCAGAAGAACAGCCCGGAAGTCGGAGTCAGGCACTAAAAACTCTGCTGGTCAATCACGGCAAAGCATTTGTGCCGGTCGCTACGGAACAGGTAGCTTACGTGTTCATAACCAACGAAATCAGCATTGTTAAAACCGCCGACAACAAATCATTTACTGTAGACGCTACGCTTGAACAACTCAGTGAACGATTACCCGATACCAGTTTCTTCCGGCTCAATCGCCAGTTTGTTGTCAATCGTCAGGCTATTCGTCGGGTCGAGAATGATGGCACTGGGCGGTTGTTACTGCATCTACATCCCACCCATGCCGACGAAGTAGCTGTTAGCCGTCGGCGGGTGGCTGAGTTTCGGCGGTGGATGGAACAATAA
- a CDS encoding serine hydrolase domain-containing protein, whose protein sequence is MKRTLPVLGSAWLMLLACTTDQIPQPVTEPGLSDDYSNHPRQASYQAALQTFNQKWNCPGTIMLLKRASESVWAGAVGKANLEYQTDLRLSDQFRTGSITKTFVATVVMKLREQGKLQLDDKLAMLLPEVTGKIPNAETITLRHMLSHTSGIFDPTNDDRQYQLDLLNNPAHRTAMSTDEVLAEYVYGRPLDFQPGDRYGYSNTNYWLIGKLIEKQTGQSLQQVLEQFIFKPLGLTNTYIDRRDDRNVVRGYNDFYANGKLMDVTTFDRADSDGQANGGLISTAGDLFAFSNALFSGKLISLTSVKEMMTVPPVRQGTTEYGLGLDSYQSPIGTAWGHNGTLLGVDANWFYFPDKQSIYIIFANNGGGADKSFVHDLLSRE, encoded by the coding sequence ATGAAAAGGACACTCCCAGTACTGGGAAGTGCGTGGCTTATGCTACTAGCCTGCACGACTGACCAAATACCGCAACCAGTCACCGAGCCGGGTCTATCGGATGACTACAGCAATCATCCACGACAGGCCAGCTACCAGGCCGCACTGCAAACATTCAACCAGAAATGGAATTGCCCCGGAACAATCATGCTGCTCAAACGGGCCAGCGAATCGGTCTGGGCGGGTGCAGTTGGTAAGGCAAACCTCGAATACCAGACCGATCTTCGCCTGAGCGACCAGTTTCGAACGGGGAGTATTACCAAAACTTTTGTAGCAACGGTCGTTATGAAGTTGCGGGAGCAGGGCAAGCTTCAACTGGACGACAAACTGGCAATGCTTCTGCCGGAGGTGACGGGTAAAATTCCCAATGCCGAAACGATAACACTTCGGCACATGCTCTCGCATACGAGCGGTATTTTCGATCCGACCAACGATGATCGGCAGTATCAGCTTGATTTGCTCAACAACCCAGCTCATCGAACGGCTATGTCCACAGATGAAGTGCTTGCCGAATACGTCTATGGGCGTCCGCTCGATTTTCAGCCCGGTGACCGGTACGGCTACAGTAATACCAACTATTGGCTGATCGGAAAACTCATCGAAAAGCAAACCGGACAGTCTTTGCAGCAGGTGCTTGAGCAATTTATTTTTAAGCCGCTCGGTCTGACAAATACGTACATTGACCGGCGCGACGACCGAAACGTGGTTCGGGGGTATAATGACTTTTATGCCAATGGGAAACTCATGGACGTCACTACTTTTGATCGCGCCGACAGCGATGGGCAGGCCAATGGCGGACTAATTTCAACAGCTGGAGACCTGTTTGCCTTCAGCAATGCACTTTTCAGTGGAAAGCTGATCAGCCTGACTTCTGTAAAGGAAATGATGACGGTGCCACCGGTCCGACAAGGGACAACAGAATATGGTCTTGGCCTGGATTCATACCAATCGCCCATCGGAACCGCCTGGGGCCACAATGGAACACTGCTGGGGGTGGATGCAAACTGGTTCTATTTCCCCGATAAACAGTCTATTTACATTATTTTTGCGAATAATGGGGGAGGAGCCGATAAATCGTTCGTGCACGATTTGTTGAGCCGGGAGTAA
- a CDS encoding M1 family metallopeptidase, giving the protein MKKIVLICCLSLFSLVNSQAQRLYMPRNMKQAYQKGTRSMDGKPGKNYWQNSARYAITVTASPPNRTIRGTEEITYINNSPDTLRQLVFKLFLNSHKPGAVRQSPASADYMTSGIHIDKFAENNTTKTWQDAGTATTKRLVLTKPLMPRDSVKLSLDWHYDISVESNREGSLDSTTYFLAYFYPRVAVYDDYYGWDRTEFTEAQEFYNDFNEYTFTVNVPKNYLVWATGDLLNADEVLQPTFAKRLNESMSTDSIIHVATLSDVTSGNVTRQQEMNSWKWKANYVPDIALCISNHYVWDASSVVVDKTTNRRSSVQAAFLDTAKDFHQMVGFGRHSLDWFSNNWPGIPYPYPKTTIVQGFADMEYPMMVNDATTSDLNFSRFVAEHEIAHTWFPFYMGINETRYGFMDEGWVTALEFLISQADLGTEKATSNFQQFRVAFWSKDPSAEEDLPIITPANILSGAALGNNEYGKAAIGYLALKELLGDAAFKKSLHEFMNRWHGKHPTPWDMFFSFNNTSGQDLSWFWNNWFFSNHYIDFAIQKVVTSPTKCTVTLENIGGYVAPVDVIVTFTDGKTETFHQTPNLWKSNQKLATINLPVQKKVQSIKLEGGIYMDADPSNNSWKVK; this is encoded by the coding sequence ATGAAAAAAATCGTACTTATTTGCTGCCTTTCCTTGTTTTCATTGGTTAACAGTCAGGCCCAGCGCTTATACATGCCGCGTAACATGAAGCAAGCGTATCAGAAAGGAACGCGATCGATGGATGGAAAACCCGGCAAAAATTACTGGCAGAATTCCGCTCGCTACGCCATCACCGTAACGGCTAGTCCACCCAATCGAACCATTCGGGGCACCGAAGAAATTACGTACATCAACAACAGCCCGGACACGTTGCGGCAACTCGTTTTCAAACTATTTCTGAATAGCCACAAACCAGGAGCCGTCCGACAGTCACCCGCTTCTGCCGACTACATGACCTCGGGTATTCATATCGATAAGTTTGCCGAAAACAACACCACCAAAACCTGGCAGGATGCGGGTACGGCTACCACAAAGCGTCTTGTGCTGACAAAACCGCTAATGCCCCGTGATTCGGTCAAGCTCTCGCTGGACTGGCATTACGATATTTCGGTTGAAAGTAACCGCGAAGGATCGCTTGATTCGACAACCTACTTTCTGGCTTACTTTTACCCCCGCGTGGCGGTTTATGACGATTATTACGGCTGGGATCGAACGGAGTTTACAGAAGCGCAGGAGTTCTATAACGACTTCAATGAGTACACATTTACGGTGAACGTACCTAAAAATTACCTGGTCTGGGCCACCGGCGATTTACTCAATGCCGACGAAGTCTTACAACCTACCTTTGCCAAACGCCTGAATGAATCGATGAGCACCGATTCCATAATTCATGTGGCTACGCTTTCCGACGTCACGTCGGGCAATGTTACCAGACAGCAGGAGATGAATTCATGGAAATGGAAAGCGAATTATGTGCCCGACATTGCCTTATGCATCAGTAATCATTACGTCTGGGATGCGTCGAGTGTTGTGGTCGATAAAACAACAAACCGGCGATCCAGTGTTCAGGCTGCTTTTCTGGATACGGCCAAAGACTTTCACCAGATGGTTGGCTTCGGTCGGCATTCGCTCGACTGGTTTTCGAATAACTGGCCCGGCATTCCGTACCCGTATCCCAAAACAACCATCGTTCAGGGTTTTGCCGATATGGAATACCCCATGATGGTGAACGATGCCACTACCTCAGACCTCAATTTTTCTCGCTTTGTGGCCGAGCACGAAATCGCTCATACGTGGTTCCCATTTTACATGGGCATCAACGAAACCCGCTACGGATTTATGGACGAAGGCTGGGTTACGGCCCTGGAATTTCTAATTAGTCAGGCTGATCTGGGTACAGAAAAAGCAACCAGCAATTTCCAGCAGTTTCGGGTTGCCTTCTGGAGCAAAGACCCTTCTGCCGAAGAAGACCTGCCGATTATTACACCCGCTAATATTCTGAGCGGTGCCGCGCTGGGCAATAATGAATACGGGAAAGCGGCCATTGGCTATCTGGCCCTGAAAGAGTTGCTGGGCGATGCGGCATTCAAAAAATCACTGCACGAATTTATGAATCGCTGGCATGGCAAACACCCCACTCCGTGGGATATGTTTTTCAGTTTCAATAATACGTCGGGGCAGGACCTCAGCTGGTTCTGGAATAATTGGTTTTTCAGCAACCATTACATCGATTTCGCGATTCAGAAAGTTGTAACATCACCAACAAAATGTACCGTTACGCTGGAAAATATCGGTGGTTATGTGGCACCTGTTGACGTTATCGTGACCTTCACGGATGGCAAGACTGAAACATTTCACCAAACACCGAACCTGTGGAAATCCAACCAGAAGCTGGCCACGATCAATCTCCCGGTACAAAAGAAAGTTCAGTCGATAAAACTGGAAGGTGGTATTTACATGGACGCTGACCCCAGTAACAACAGCTGGAAAGTGAAGTAA
- a CDS encoding epoxide hydrolase family protein, which produces MELQPFSINIPQLTLDDLRERLIRTRWPDEVDDANWDYGTNRAYLQELVHYWHDVFNWREQEAMLNQFHQFKTTIYGFGIHFIHERGKGPNPIPILLTHGWPDSFLRMYKLIPLLTDPEKYGGRAEDSFDVVVPSIPGYGFSDRPREKGFTSGRVADLFTRLMTDSLGYSRFGAHGGDWGSSITEQLAFTHPASLIGIHLTDIPYHHLFTVKPEELTPEEQAYLKAGQAWQMQEGAYALIQSTKPQTLAYGLNDSPAGLLAWIIEKFQRWSDSDGVLERRFTKEELLTNATIYWVTETINSSIRLYYEAQHQPPYSTTERTEVPFGIALFPKDLIPPPRTFADRFFNVQRWTTMPKGGHFAALEEPELLAKDIQSFFRPLRASS; this is translated from the coding sequence ATGGAACTACAGCCTTTCTCGATCAATATTCCACAGCTAACGCTGGACGATCTGCGTGAACGTCTGATCCGGACACGCTGGCCCGACGAGGTTGACGACGCCAACTGGGATTATGGTACCAATCGGGCCTATCTTCAGGAACTGGTACACTACTGGCATGATGTTTTCAACTGGCGGGAGCAGGAAGCCATGCTAAACCAGTTTCACCAGTTTAAGACAACGATCTACGGTTTCGGGATTCATTTCATTCATGAACGGGGAAAAGGCCCGAACCCTATCCCTATTCTGCTGACCCATGGCTGGCCAGATTCGTTTCTTCGGATGTATAAACTTATTCCGTTATTGACCGATCCGGAGAAATACGGTGGGCGGGCCGAAGATTCCTTTGATGTGGTGGTGCCATCCATTCCTGGATATGGCTTTTCGGATCGGCCCCGCGAAAAGGGGTTCACGTCCGGACGGGTTGCTGATCTGTTTACCCGGCTGATGACCGACAGTCTCGGTTACAGCCGGTTTGGCGCTCATGGTGGCGACTGGGGCAGCAGCATTACAGAGCAGCTTGCCTTTACGCATCCGGCTTCACTGATCGGTATTCACCTGACGGATATTCCTTACCATCACTTATTTACTGTAAAGCCTGAGGAGTTGACGCCCGAGGAACAGGCGTACCTGAAAGCCGGTCAGGCCTGGCAAATGCAGGAAGGTGCCTATGCGCTCATTCAGTCGACAAAGCCACAAACGCTTGCCTATGGCCTGAATGATTCGCCCGCTGGACTGCTGGCGTGGATCATTGAAAAGTTTCAGCGGTGGAGTGATTCGGATGGCGTGTTAGAACGCAGGTTTACGAAAGAAGAGCTACTGACAAATGCCACAATCTATTGGGTGACAGAAACGATCAATTCATCGATTCGACTCTACTATGAAGCCCAGCATCAACCCCCTTACTCGACGACCGAACGAACGGAGGTGCCTTTCGGAATTGCCCTTTTTCCTAAAGACCTGATTCCGCCCCCGAGAACCTTTGCCGATCGGTTTTTTAACGTACAACGCTGGACGACGATGCCCAAAGGCGGCCATTTTGCTGCATTGGAAGAACCCGAATTACTGGCTAAAGATATTCAGAGTTTTTTTCGGCCACTACGGGCGTCTAGCTAG
- a CDS encoding YciE/YciF ferroxidase family protein — translation MASLADKIGSFFSGNDSSADEGLRDLFISELKRVYYSEKRSLHALGDQADASTTNEVRSAFLQHQEESRNQVERLEEIFKIIGIKTEDHTSHAIDGLISDAHQVVSETEQGSLTRDAALIIAAQKIEHYEIAIYGSLLTLANVLDFTQSAELLAQTLEEEKATDHKLTALAESFVNTRSKEEEEKHPGSHHASRHPIHGSDADVTLGGPLGV, via the coding sequence ATGGCATCGTTGGCAGATAAAATAGGAAGTTTTTTTAGTGGTAATGACTCTTCGGCCGACGAAGGGTTACGCGATCTGTTTATCAGCGAGCTCAAGCGTGTTTATTACTCAGAAAAGCGATCACTCCATGCCCTTGGCGACCAGGCTGACGCCAGTACGACCAATGAGGTACGTTCGGCTTTTCTGCAACATCAGGAAGAAAGCCGCAATCAGGTGGAACGCCTGGAAGAGATTTTCAAAATAATTGGCATAAAGACTGAGGATCATACATCACACGCGATTGATGGGCTGATTAGTGATGCCCATCAGGTCGTTTCGGAAACGGAGCAGGGTTCTTTGACGCGCGATGCGGCTTTGATCATTGCTGCTCAGAAAATCGAGCATTACGAAATTGCCATCTATGGATCGCTCCTGACCCTGGCCAATGTGCTTGATTTTACTCAGTCGGCGGAACTACTGGCCCAAACACTGGAAGAAGAAAAAGCAACTGATCATAAGTTAACCGCCCTGGCTGAATCGTTCGTGAACACCCGATCCAAAGAGGAAGAGGAAAAACATCCGGGTAGCCATCATGCCAGCCGTCATCCGATTCATGGCTCAGACGCAGACGTAACATTGGGTGGACCATTGGGCGTTTAA
- a CDS encoding T9SS type B sorting domain-containing protein, which yields MRLVSIIGLFALCLGALLRPTVSQATHVRAGEITTRRLPGSSLTYLITLTAYYDESPKGKGAADQATEAPFCFGDGTVQSVARSGRVYINGNTSSVNSYTVIHTYSGPGAYVIGTVLVNRNEGTLNLPPAADSENLSFYVSTTILINAALEVNSTPVMLNPPLDSARVGQKFCHNPAAFDVDGDSLAYRLYKPQEGISNSCRSRVIPAYLDPTQFSTARENGGAPPTFTIDPVTGDLCWDSPGQIGQFNFAFIIEEWRNGVLIGEIIRDMQVTVVDQPNKRPLIVGAEICVEAGTLIQQPITATDPDGQRVIIRAYGGPFNINSDGMPLPADLRIPPAYATLLNGGVALAQPATATFSWQTNCNQAREEPYDITLKVNDVPPGRGTASLVSFATLRIRLYAPSVKNLTARPTATIAGRAIQLNWTAYSCGRIATSGGSSDTTKLIIYRKEGCTPIDPQACITGLAASYGYQEIARISYTANSYIDTSSLKRGVSYSYRIVASNPGIGNNGGLSVVSTEACLELPLLAPVMTQVTVDSTNTQRGRITVRWTRPIGLSPGDLGAPYQYRLQRATGLAGTVFTNVASINTNIQPGIADTVYVDRGLNTTDSAYRYRVEFYYTGTNGQLTRLDVTDPASSVRLAATPAQRQVALSWQANTPWTNDNQTHDVYRSRSGPNGPFNKIAEVRVQGAQTYVFTDTGTDTFVADGNTSRQLTADSSYCYRVMTRGQYADPKLAGLKPIENYSQIICATPSDTTKPCSPNLGLDSLNCASLSSESLCGQTSFTNKLRWTLTSGPTCDPNVVGYKLYYGRYQQDKPAELASIPAPTTSFDHPNLTTVAGCYYVTAISKSGMESLPSNTVCNDACPAFVLPNVFTPNGDGKNDLFQPLKCPRFVESVALVVYNRYGSKVYEGTSPTLAWDGKTTSGADLPSGLYYYQVTIQYAMLDRDAPAQELKGWVQILREGVTMR from the coding sequence ATGCGTCTCGTATCCATCATTGGGCTATTTGCACTGTGCCTGGGGGCACTTTTGCGGCCAACTGTTAGTCAGGCAACCCACGTTCGGGCGGGCGAAATCACCACCCGGCGCCTTCCGGGTTCATCCTTAACCTACCTGATCACACTGACAGCCTATTACGACGAAAGTCCGAAAGGGAAAGGTGCTGCCGATCAGGCAACTGAAGCACCTTTTTGCTTTGGTGATGGCACTGTTCAATCCGTGGCACGGTCGGGCAGAGTCTATATCAATGGAAATACATCATCCGTTAATTCATACACGGTCATTCACACCTACTCCGGACCAGGAGCCTATGTGATTGGAACAGTGCTTGTCAATCGCAACGAAGGGACCTTGAATTTACCCCCTGCTGCCGATTCTGAAAACCTTTCGTTTTACGTCTCTACGACGATTTTGATCAATGCGGCCCTTGAAGTTAATTCAACACCCGTTATGCTGAATCCGCCGTTGGATTCGGCTCGCGTTGGTCAGAAATTCTGCCATAACCCGGCTGCATTCGATGTCGACGGAGACAGTTTAGCATACCGATTGTATAAACCGCAGGAAGGTATTTCCAATAGCTGCCGTAGCCGAGTAATTCCGGCTTATCTCGACCCTACCCAATTCAGTACTGCGCGGGAAAACGGAGGAGCGCCCCCAACATTTACGATCGACCCGGTAACGGGTGATCTCTGCTGGGATTCGCCGGGCCAGATCGGGCAGTTTAACTTCGCTTTTATCATTGAAGAATGGCGCAATGGCGTACTGATTGGCGAGATTATCCGCGACATGCAGGTCACGGTTGTCGATCAACCCAACAAACGGCCGCTCATTGTCGGTGCCGAGATTTGTGTGGAAGCCGGTACACTGATTCAGCAGCCCATCACGGCTACTGACCCCGACGGTCAGCGGGTTATTATCAGAGCGTATGGCGGCCCTTTCAACATCAATAGCGATGGCATGCCCTTACCGGCCGACCTGCGGATTCCGCCCGCCTATGCTACCTTACTTAATGGGGGCGTTGCTTTGGCTCAGCCAGCCACTGCTACCTTTTCCTGGCAAACCAACTGCAATCAGGCACGGGAGGAACCGTATGATATTACCCTCAAAGTCAATGATGTACCTCCCGGAAGAGGAACTGCTTCACTCGTTTCGTTCGCAACGTTGCGTATTCGACTCTATGCGCCATCGGTCAAAAATCTGACGGCCCGCCCCACGGCTACCATCGCCGGACGAGCCATTCAACTCAACTGGACAGCCTATAGCTGCGGCCGAATTGCTACGTCTGGAGGATCAAGCGATACAACCAAGCTGATCATTTATCGCAAAGAAGGCTGTACGCCTATTGATCCACAAGCTTGCATTACGGGTCTGGCTGCCAGCTACGGTTACCAGGAGATTGCCCGTATTTCTTATACGGCAAACAGCTATATCGATACCAGTTCACTCAAACGGGGCGTCAGCTATTCGTACCGGATCGTAGCCAGCAACCCCGGTATTGGCAACAACGGCGGGCTTAGTGTGGTCTCTACCGAAGCCTGTCTCGAATTGCCGTTGCTGGCTCCCGTGATGACCCAGGTCACCGTCGATAGCACGAATACACAACGGGGTCGGATCACTGTTCGATGGACGCGGCCTATTGGCCTATCTCCTGGTGATTTGGGAGCCCCCTATCAGTATCGGCTCCAGCGAGCTACTGGGCTGGCTGGCACTGTCTTTACGAACGTAGCATCGATCAATACGAACATACAGCCAGGCATTGCAGATACCGTTTACGTAGATAGAGGGCTCAATACTACCGATAGCGCCTACCGCTACCGGGTTGAGTTTTACTACACCGGCACCAATGGCCAGCTCACCCGACTGGATGTGACCGACCCCGCTTCCAGCGTCCGGCTGGCCGCTACTCCCGCCCAGCGACAGGTAGCCCTGAGCTGGCAGGCCAACACGCCCTGGACCAACGACAACCAGACCCACGACGTCTATCGAAGCCGCTCCGGCCCCAACGGCCCCTTTAACAAAATCGCCGAAGTGCGGGTGCAGGGTGCCCAGACCTATGTCTTTACCGATACGGGTACCGATACTTTTGTGGCTGATGGAAATACCAGTCGTCAGCTCACAGCGGATAGCAGCTATTGTTATCGGGTGATGACCCGAGGTCAGTATGCTGACCCCAAACTGGCGGGCCTGAAACCGATCGAAAATTATAGCCAGATCATCTGTGCCACGCCAAGTGATACGACCAAGCCCTGTTCGCCAAACCTGGGACTGGATAGTCTGAACTGTGCCAGCCTCAGCAGTGAGAGCCTGTGCGGTCAAACCAGTTTTACCAACAAGCTCCGCTGGACCCTCACCAGCGGCCCCACCTGCGATCCGAATGTGGTGGGCTATAAGCTCTATTATGGACGTTACCAGCAGGATAAACCGGCCGAGCTGGCCAGTATTCCCGCTCCTACGACGAGTTTTGATCACCCGAATCTGACTACGGTGGCCGGTTGTTATTATGTGACGGCAATAAGCAAGTCGGGGATGGAGAGTTTACCTTCGAACACGGTCTGTAATGATGCCTGTCCGGCTTTTGTATTGCCGAACGTGTTTACGCCGAACGGGGATGGGAAGAATGATCTGTTTCAGCCCTTAAAGTGCCCTCGGTTTGTGGAGAGTGTAGCGCTGGTGGTTTACAACCGGTATGGCAGCAAGGTCTACGAAGGCACCAGTCCGACACTGGCCTGGGATGGCAAAACAACCAGTGGAGCCGATCTGCCGAGTGGCTTGTATTATTATCAGGTGACGATTCAGTATGCCATGCTGGATCGGGATGCACCAGCGCAGGAACTCAAGGGCTGGGTGCAGATTCTGCGCGAAGGTGTTACTATGCGCTAG